From the Vulpes vulpes isolate BD-2025 chromosome 15, VulVul3, whole genome shotgun sequence genome, the window ccatttctctggGTTACCTTTTATTCTCCATTGGTATTGTCTTCTGaggtgaaaatatttaaaacttcgTGAAGTCCAAGTTTTGTATTTTTCGTGTTGCCTGTGCCTTGCTATCATATCCAGGACATCATTGTGGAACCCAGTGTTGTGAGGCTTTCAtcctgtgtttctgttttcttccaagagtttatagttttaggtcttccATTTATGTCATGGATACGTTTTGAGTtcattttgtgtgtggtgtgaggtaggggtcgtCCTTCATTTGCTTGCATGTGGATAGTCTGTTTTCCtggcaccattttttgaaaagactgtcctttctccattgaatggaCGTGGTGCCCTTGTGAAAAATGGTTTGACCTGAATGtggaggtttatttctggactctgtgcTATTCCATTAGTTTACATGGCCGCCCGTTTTATGCCGGTACCACCCTGTGgtaattattgtagctttgtgcctttgaaatcaggaagtgtatGTCCTCTGGCCTTGTTTTTTCAGAATTGTTCTGACTATACAGAGATTCCATGTGAGTTTGAGGGGTTTAATGTTTCTGTAAAAAACAtcattgagggcagcccgggtggctcagcagtttagtgccaccttcagcccagggcctgatcttggagacccgagattgagtcccgctttgggctccctgcatggagcctgcttctccctctgcctctctctctgtctgtctctctctctctctcatgaataaataaataaaaatgttaaaaaaatcattgagatTTCAATAGCGATTATATTACCTccgtagattgctttgggtagtattgacgTCTTAGCAATCCTGAGCCTTCCAACctgtgaacatggaatgtcttcccTTTGAATCATGTCTTCTTTACCATCTGTCAGCAACGTTTTTTAGTTTTCACCATACAGGCTTTTGCCTCCATGGttaattccctttattttattctttttggatgcagttgtaagtggaattgtttttataatttcctttttgggctgttcattattagtgtatagaaatgcaactgatttttgtgtgttgactttgtatcctgccgtTTTTCTCAATTCATTCCTAGTACTAACGGGTCTTTAGGATTtcctacatataagatcataGCATCTGTGAACAGAggtgatttcattttttcctttctaatttagactgcttttatttattattgcctAACTactctcctagagcctccagcACTGTGGTGATTAGAAGCAGCAAAAGTGGGCATCCTGTGTTGTTtttgatcttagaagaaaagctgtCTTTAACCATTGAGTGTGCTGTGTGCTGTGGggttttcacatatatattttattatgttgagatagtttcttctattcctaatttgttgaATGTTTTCACCATGAAagagttttgaattttgtcagatgctttttctgtatcagttGAGAGGATGGTGTACTTTCTTCTTTACTCTGTGAATGTGGGGTTTTCTATTGACTGATTCATATGTGAACCGTCCTTGAATTCCAGAAGTATGCAACATTTTGGTTGTGGCATATAATCCTTTGACTATGCTGCTGAATTCAGTCTGCTAGTATCTTTTGTGAGGTCTTTAGCATCattgttcatgagggatattggtttgTGGTTTTCTGTTCTTATCATGTCTTTGACTGGCTTTGTTATCAGGGGGATGTAAACCTCATAGAATGAATAGGGGACTGTTCCACcttgtttaatcttttttaaaaaagattgaagtgAACAAGGAATAATTAGGAAAAAACTGTGATCCTGATATAAGGCATCAGTTGAAAACttacagccaaaaaaaaagaaaagaaaagaaaagaaaacttacagcCAACACCATGCCTAGCTGTAAAAgactgagagctttcctctaaagatgaggaagaggataCAGACGTCCTCTCTCACTGCTCCTACTCAACCCCATACCGAAGTTCTATCCATgcaataagcaagaaaaagaaataaaaggcatacatgTCAGAAATTACGAAATACAATGGTCTCAGGGATCCGTGTGCGGCCACCagtgtagcacctgccttcagcccagggcatgatcctgggttcccgggatcgagtcccacatcaggctccctgcatggagcctgattctccttctacctctgtctctgcctcttcctctgtctctctgtctctcatgaatatataaatacaattgtaaaaaaaaatacaatgctcTCTATTCACAGAGGATATGACTGTCCACATGGAAAATCCCCAAGAATCCACACAAATCTCCTAGAACTATCAGAGAGTTTAGCAAGGTTGAAGTGTGCaagtctaaaataattaaaattaattgcatttctcTATAGTAGCAACAAATAATTGGAATTGAAAATTTTGTTTAGAGGTGTGATTTGcaatagaataaataatgaaaacttaGGTATACATCTCATGAGTATGGACATAATGAGGACTATCAAAATACTGATGAGAGAAACTAAACAAGATGTGAGTAAAGGGAGAGCTAGACCATGTTCACAGGCTGGAATATTGTTATGGTGTCAGTGACCTCCAGCCTGGTCTATAATAGGGTCAAGGCAATCCCGATGCACATCCCGGTAGGAGCTTCCCGTCCATATGAGCAAGCTAACtctaaaattatttggaaaggcAAAGGAGCTCAAGTATCCACAtgatttgaaaatgaagaacaaagttggaagacttcaCCTCTTGACTTCAAGGTTTcctataaagttacagtaatcaagacgACGTGATGTTGACAAAGGGATATAATCACGTAGactaatgaaacagaatagacaCATACATCCCCATGAATACAGTCAGCTGATTTTTGACAGAATTGCAAAGTCAAGTTAAAGAAAGAAGTGTACTGGGAACAATTGGACGACCCAAacgcaaaaacaaaaaccaaaacagaaaaaggagacTTGACCCATACCTCGCACGTAgtataaaaattcaataaaaatggatcatagacctaaatgtaaaatgtaaacatgTTAAGCATTTGGAAGAAATCACTAGAGGGAATCCTGCTGAAATCTCTGTGTTGAGCAGAGTTCTTAGGCTTAAGAACCAAAAGCGtgatctgaaaaagaagaaaactgataaGTTGGTCTTTACCAATATTAAACCATTTTGCTCTTGAAACCACGCTGTGAAGAGCGTGGAGAGAGAAGCCACGGAgttgcagaaaatatttgcaagtcacatCTGAGCAAAGCACagctgacccttgagcaacacgGGTGTGGACGGCTGGTGCCCACTCAGACGCGGTGTTCCCAGGAAATACACGTCCTTCCGtgcatgtgttttctcttcctgttgACTTTTGTACgaacattttcttctctggctCACGAGTCGATGTGTCCATGGACTCTGCGTTGTCAGTAGGGCTCCGGGTCCACAGGACGCTGTGAGCAGTCAGGTTTCTGGGCAGTCAGAGCTCGAGGCGGTTGGCACCCTACTCTCCCACATTATTCGAGGGTCAACTGTACTCATATTCCAAAATGCGGAAAGAGCTCTCAAAATGCAATGTCAAGGAAACCTAAAAAAGGAAGAGGCCTGAACTTTGAAGAAACGTCCAAAAGACGCCCGAGATGGCAAATACGCACGTGAAAAAGGCCCAACACCATTACTCATCAGGGAGATGCAGACTGAAGGCACAGCGAGACACCCTTAGACGCCTCTCAGAAGGGCCACCGGGGACAAGGCTGACCACGCCCAGCGCTGGCGGGGACGCGGGGAGTGGGGCGCTCGAACAGCGCCGGGGGACTGCAGTGTCACACAGCCCCTGGGGACACATCGTGGCAAGTCAGCACGGTAAGGAATCTCGGTTCGGCAATGGCCATCAGGGCATTGCAAACTAAATCCAGTAACATGCCAGCGCACACCAATGGCtaatatgtaataattataaaatccTGGCACGTCCAGGCCTGCAAGGATGCAGAGGACCGGGAACTGCCCTGCTCCGTGAATGGGTGCTGGGGTGGAGGGACGGGGACTCAAGGGGACTTCAGCATGGCACGTGGTCGCCTTGGGCGACCGCCAGGTCTCAGCACTCCCACCTGCCAGCGCCTCCcctgtgggggggggagggcggacGGGAGCACCTGCTCGGCTCGGGGAGGTCACGCGGGCAAAATTCCTCTCCCTGAAGAAGCTGAAGACCGCAAAGTTttggcagatatatatatatatttttttgctcttGATTATCTTTTATATTCTACTTCTCTTCGTTTTTGTTGGTTGAGTTTTACCAGACCTGGTGGTCCCGAGATGCTTTCTGGGGCGGTGCACCCGAGGCAGTTTCCAGAACAGCTGTAGTGTACCAAGGGCTTTACCTTCCGGACCCAGGATGGCTCCGGGGACCCAGAATTGAACTCACCTCCCCCGGGCGCCGGGTTGCCGTGCGGTGCCGATCTCTCTGGAAGCACCAGGGGTGCTCGGGGTGCTGGGATGTTGGGATTCAGCAGCGGGCCTCGACCCGCACGTTCCCTGCACCTCATCCCACGTCTGCTCAGTGGTCCCCATCTGAAGACCCCGATTCCCTCTGTTGGGAGAATTGTTCCCGGTGTTGGATCTTTCTGGAAATCTCCTGATGAAGGTTGGATTTGGACGACATCGTGCACTCCCCTCGCGGCCTCCACATCCCACCTGCGAGCCCCTCATCCGCCCCCCACCGTCCTGGCCACCGGGCGCCCTCCGTGGGTGCAGGGGGCGCCCCACAGCTCACGAGCACCCCGTGGCCCACTCGGAGGCTGTGGCCCTCGGGGCCCGCGGGCAACTATCCCTCACCCAGAGGGCGGCCTCGGCGGCTGCAGGGCCCATAACTCTGGGGTCCGCGGTGCCCCCGGCTGTTTGCTCCCTGACGGACATCCTTGCGGTCCACAGCCCCGACGGGCATTTTACGGGCAGCAAAGTCCTTCCTGTAAATACAGCAGAATAATAAGCACTCGCAGGACTCGGGCAAAACACCAACGAGGAAGGGGAAGTCTCTGGAGCCTGCCGCTGGACAGCACGCGCCAGGGCCGTATAAAAGCCGCCGGCCCAGCACCTCGCACACTcacacccgcacccgcacccacGCACTCACCGGACCCACACCCCGCCCCAGCACCCACACCATGGCCGCCTCCACCCTTTCCGTCTGCTCCAGCGACCTGAGCTACGGCGGCCGCGTCTGCCTGCCCGGCTCCGGCGACTCCTGCCCCGACCCCTCCTGGCAGGTGGATGACTGTCCCGAGAGCTACTGCGAGCCCCCCTGCTGCGCCCCGGGCTCCTGCCTGACCCTCCTCTGCACCCCTGCGAGCTGCGggtccagcccctgcccaccagcCTGCCCCGGCTCCTGCCAGTCCTCCTGTGgcagctgctccccctgccagGAGGGctgctgtgtgtctgtctgctgcAAGTCCGTGTgctgcacccctgtctgctgcaagcccgtgtgctgcacccctgtctgctgcaagccccTCTGCTGTGAGGCCTCCCCCTGCTGCCAGCTcagcccctgcaccccctcctgcTGCAAACCTGCATgctgcacccctgtctgctgcaagcccgtctGCTGTGAGGCATCCCCTTGCTCAGCCTCCCCCTGCTGCCAGCAGTCTAGCTGCCAGCCCTCCTGctgcagctcctccccctgccaggaagacagctgtgtgtctgtctgctgcaagcccgtctgctgcacccctgtctgctgcaagcctATCTGCTGCACCActgtctgctgcaagcccatgtgctgcacccctgtctgctgcaaACCCGTGTGCTGCCAGGCCTCCCCCTGTTGCCAGCCCAGCCCCTGTAGACCCTCTTCCTGCCTGTCCCTCCTCTGCCGCCCCATGTGCAGGCCCGCCTGCTGTTCATCCCCCTCCCTATGCCAGCCCAGCTGTCGCCCCCAGGCCTCCAGCGTGTCCCTACTGTGCCGTCCCGTGTGCTCCCGCTGATGGGACACATGACCCTGGGTCGCTGGGCTTAGGCCCCAGCCAGGGATGGTGGGCCTCCCGGCTACCCCTCAGCTCAGCCCTCAACTGTGCTAGGTGGCTGCCCCCACCCACGACGGGGTCGCCCCAGGTGTCCACTCTCCTGACCTGActtcacctcctccctcccaagAACGCTGACCCTGCGGCTCTCCGGGGTCCTGCTCCTGCATAGTCTCCACCCTGGGTCCTTCCAGGGACCTGCACCTGCCCTGGGTcacctgccttccctcccagTTCCTCAGCTCGGTTCTGGTCACCTGGCCTCACCCTCCAACCGGTTGGCACCTCCCCAGACCCCAATAAACTCACTTCACCGGGTGACCTGCTTCCTTTCATCTGACTCTCACGGGGGTGGGGTGCCGGGGTTTGGACCCCACAGTGGTCTTTTCCTGCCTGAACATCTCTGGGAGGAGGGATGAGAGGTCCCCAAGGGCCGGGGCCCAACTGCTCtgggcagggctgtggggtgGGACTCCCGCCCTGGCGTAGGATGGTCAAGCCTTTTGGGCACCACATGCGTCTCAGGGCGTCCCGAAGCTGGCCACCTGTACATGGGGCGAGGCTTGGGGCACCGGGCCGGGGCTCAtctccacccaccaccccagcTGGGCAGGGCGGCCCAGACAAGCGGCCTTGGGGCTGCGGGCAGCACAGCTACTGGGGGCCTGGGATCCTCCCGAGTGCTGTGCTCATCCCCTGGAGAAGTGGCGGGCTGGGGTGGCACTGTTGCTGCCAAGATGGGGTAATAGGGACTCGATACCTTCCCACCTGGGCCAACTCAGAGCCCTGACAAGACCCTGAAGCCAGCGTGTCAGGTTCAGGTCCCGAGGAGCACCAGACAAGCACAGCGGGGAAGGAAAGGCACAAGGTGCTTATCGCCGTTGGGGCTGTCACCCCCTGGAGAATATTTCCGGCCCCATGCAGGAGGGTCACCCCAGTGGAGCTCCGGGCACCGTCAAGTTCACAGATGGCCTTGGGTGCTGGAGGAGGCACAGGCAGCCATTGTTTGGGTCTGGGGACCCCGTCACGGTCCGGGGTCGCTCTGTGCCCCCCCCTTCCCATTCAGCCCGCGGCACCTGCTGGCATAGTCTCCACCCTGGGTCCTTCCAGGGACCTCCTAGGGCAGGACGCACAGACCACGTGGAGACCCCGGGATGGCTTTTTCATTCCCATCCGAGTGTGTAAGTTTCCTCCGCGTCTCTTCACGGTGTGATCgctcttattcttctttttaaaaattgtctttattgaTGCCAAATGCACGGAACACCACGTCTACCGTCTTAACCATCTTCAAGCATACAGTTCAGGGGTGATAAGCACATTATTGACGTGGGGTGACCATCCTGCCGCCCGTCCCCAGACGGGCTCTTCCATTCTTGGGGAAATGAAGCCGCGTCCACATGGGACACAGACTCAGCATCGCCCGTCCCGCCGCCCCTGGcgcccaccctccctcctctgtccccgAAGCACCTCAGAGAAAGGGGGGGTCACGTCGTAGTTGTCTCTCTGTGACTGGCCTGCGTCTCGGGCCGCGGGGTCCTCAAGCCTCACCCACATTGGAGTCAGACTCGCTTCCTCTTTAAGGCTGAACACGGTTCCGCGGGCGGGATTGCCTTTGCTTCTCTACTTATCCCTCGGTGGACGCTTGAGCCGCTCGACTCTTTAGCTCTTGTGAATGATGCGGCTGTGACCACGGCTGTCAGGGATCTCCTTGAAGGCCTGCTTCCAGTTCTCTTGAGCAAATGCCTGTATAATTGCTGGACCGTGTGGTAATTCTACTGTTCATCTTTTCAAGAACCATCGTACTGATTTCCACAGTGGCCATggccagttcacgttcccactcacaaccccaagggcttcaatttctccacatcctcatcaacacttgctgTCTTCTTCttgcatatatatcatatacactATCTCCTCGTTGtgataatatttaca encodes:
- the LOC112909545 gene encoding uncharacterized protein — encoded protein: MAASTLSVCSSDLSYGGRVCLPGSGDSCPDPSWQVDDCPESYCEPPCCAPGSCLTLLCTPASCGSSPCPPACPGSCQSSCGSCSPCQEGCCVSVCCKSVCCTPVCCKPVCCTPVCCKPLCCEASPCCQLSPCTPSCCKPACCTPVCCKPVCCEASPCSASPCCQQSSCQPSCCSSSPCQEDSCVSVCCKPVCCTPVCCKPICCTTVCCKPMCCTPVCCKPVCCQASPCCQPSPCRPSSCLSLLCRPMCRPACCSSPSLCQPSCRPQASSVSLLCRPVCSR